The following are encoded together in the Zingiber officinale cultivar Zhangliang chromosome 8A, Zo_v1.1, whole genome shotgun sequence genome:
- the LOC122012761 gene encoding probable N-acetyltransferase HLS1: MDIVTVASPEWVPAPGVVIREYDASRDREGAEAVERLCDVGTSSGGMSLFTDLLGDPLCRVRHSPPFLMLVAELIGGPQKEIVGLVRGCIKTVACGATTKNLNHHPTLTVSISAKVAYLLGLRVSPHHRRRGIALNLVQRMEEWFKAKGADYAYMATEKDNEASLRLFTGRCGYSKFRTPAILVHPVFAHRLPLTPQVAVLRLPLADAEELYRRRFGATEFFPRDIDAVLANPLSLGTFLAVPSGCPAAARWPGAAAFLAAPPASWAVVSVWNSKEVFRMEVRGAGPWRRGLARASRALDRALPWLRIPSVPDLFRPFGLYLVYGVYGEGPAAAEHVRALCRHTHNMAMGDPECRVIAAEMAECDPLRRGIPFWSRLSCAEDVWCVKRLAEDYGDGALGDWTKAPPPPSIFVDPREF, translated from the exons ATGGATATCGTGACGGTGGCGTCGCCGGAGTGGGTGCCGGCGCCGGGAGTTGTTATCAGGGAGTACGATGCAAGCCGCGACCGGGAAGGCGCAGAAGCGGTGGAGCGGTTGTGCGACGTCGGAACTAGCTCCGGTGGCATGTCGCTCTTTACCGATCTCCTCGGCGATCCTCTTTGTCGCGTCCGCCACTCTCCCCCCTTCCTCATGCTC GTGGCGGAGCTGATCGGTGGCCCGCAGAAGGAGATCGTTGGGCTGGTCCGCGGGTGCATCAAAACTGTGGCCTGCGGCGCCACCACCAAGAATCTGAACCATCATCCTACCTTGACCGTCTCCATCTCCGCCAAGGTCGCCTACCTTCTGGGCCTACGCGTCTCCCCTCACCACCG GCGGCGGGGGATCGCACTTAATCTGGTCCAGCGAATGGAGGAGTGGTTTAAGGCGAAGGGAGCGGATTACGCTTACATGGCGACGGAGAAGGACAACGAGGCGTCGCTGCGTCTCTTCACCGGCCGGTGCGGCTACTCCAAGTTCCGCACGCCGGCCATCCTAGTGCATCCTGTATTCGCCCACCGCCTCCCCCTCACGCCGCAAGTCGCCGTGCTGCGTCTCCCTCTCGCCGACGCCGAGGAGCTCTACCGCCGCCGCTTCGGCGCCACCGAGTTCTTCCCTCGCGACATCGACGCGGTGCTTGCGAACCCGCTCTCCCTGGGGACGTTCCTCGCCGTCCCCTCGGGATGCCCTGCCGCGGCGCGGTGGCCGGGGGCGGCGGCTTTCCTGGCGGCCCCGCCCGCGTCGTGGGCTGTGGTGAGCGTGTGGAACTCGAAGGAGGTGTTCCGGATGGAGGTGCGGGGGGCGGGACCGTGGCGGCGGGGGCTGGCGCGTGCGAGCCGGGCGTTGGACCGCGCCCTGCCGTGGCTGCGGATCCCGTCGGTGCCGGACTTATTCCGCCCGTTCGGGTTGTACCTGGTGTACGGAGTCTATGGGGAGGGACCAGCTGCCGCGGAGCATGTGCGAGCGCTGTGCCGGCACACGCACAACATGGCGATGGGGGACCCCGAGTGCCGGGTGATTGCGGCGGAGATGGCGGAGTGCGACCCTCTCCGGCGGGGGATTCCTTTCTGGAGCAGGCTATCTTGCGCCGAGGACGTGTGGTGCGTCAAGCGGCTGGCAGAAGATTACGGCGACGGGGCGCTCGGCGACTGGACGAAAGCGCCACCCCCGCCGTCCATCTTCGTGGATCCCAGGGAGTTTTGA